From the Oceanicaulis alexandrii DSM 11625 genome, one window contains:
- a CDS encoding bifunctional GNAT family N-acetyltransferase/carbon-nitrogen hydrolase family protein has product MTQTRRSAKLLVRTATLSDVPAILDLQERAYPGWDPDTPAMIRGQIANFPEGQFVVEYEGDLVGWCASFIIDEEAAFSRHSWASITGGGFAARHDPDGDWVYGMEVAVDPSRRRLRIGQRLYDARKALCEEWGLKGVVFGGRMAGFRRKRKQYPTPQDYLDAVVNNELRDPVLNFQMRMGYEPAGVLKGYLPDDADSGGAAARMVWRNPMYVESNGPVNRPTPNTVRVAAIQMAMRSMETLKEFERNVEYFVEVCSDYRADFCVFPEMFTVALLALEKRKLTPEESIAALSRHTPGFVELMSTLAVRYNINIVGGSHPTRTDDGDIQNVAYVFLRDGSVHAQEKIHPTPNERYWWNIKGGDAVATIPTDCGPVGVLICYDTEFPELARRLADEGAKIIFAPYATDDRGGHLRVRYCAHARAIENQLYVVTAGNVGNLPGVENMDINYAQSAILTPCDFPFARDGIAAETSENVETIAVADLHLDDLVQARRSGTVRNLRDRRFDLYRIVWKDRG; this is encoded by the coding sequence ATGACCCAGACCCGCCGCTCCGCAAAACTTCTGGTCCGAACCGCCACATTGTCTGACGTGCCCGCCATTCTGGACCTGCAGGAGCGCGCCTATCCGGGCTGGGATCCCGATACCCCCGCCATGATCCGCGGTCAGATCGCGAACTTCCCCGAAGGCCAGTTCGTGGTCGAATACGAAGGCGACCTGGTAGGCTGGTGCGCCAGCTTCATCATTGATGAAGAGGCTGCGTTCTCCCGCCATAGCTGGGCGTCGATCACCGGGGGCGGGTTTGCGGCGCGTCATGATCCCGATGGCGACTGGGTGTACGGCATGGAAGTGGCGGTCGATCCCAGCCGCCGCCGGTTGCGCATTGGCCAGCGCCTGTATGACGCGCGCAAGGCTCTGTGTGAGGAATGGGGGCTGAAGGGCGTCGTGTTTGGCGGCCGCATGGCGGGGTTTCGCCGAAAGCGCAAGCAATACCCGACCCCGCAGGATTATCTCGACGCCGTGGTCAACAATGAGCTGCGCGATCCGGTTCTGAACTTCCAGATGCGTATGGGGTATGAGCCGGCGGGCGTCCTCAAGGGCTATCTGCCCGACGATGCGGATTCAGGCGGCGCCGCGGCGCGCATGGTCTGGCGCAATCCCATGTATGTGGAGAGCAATGGCCCGGTGAACCGGCCCACGCCCAACACCGTGCGGGTGGCGGCGATCCAGATGGCCATGCGCTCGATGGAGACGCTCAAGGAGTTTGAGCGCAACGTCGAATATTTCGTCGAGGTTTGCTCCGACTATCGCGCGGATTTCTGCGTCTTTCCTGAAATGTTCACCGTGGCCCTGCTGGCGCTTGAAAAGCGCAAGCTGACGCCCGAGGAAAGCATCGCCGCCCTGTCGCGTCATACGCCGGGCTTCGTCGAGCTGATGAGCACGCTGGCCGTGCGCTACAACATCAACATTGTCGGCGGTTCCCACCCCACGCGCACCGATGACGGCGACATCCAGAACGTCGCCTATGTCTTCCTGCGCGACGGCTCGGTGCACGCACAGGAGAAGATCCACCCCACGCCGAACGAGCGCTATTGGTGGAACATCAAGGGCGGCGATGCGGTCGCCACCATTCCTACCGATTGCGGTCCTGTGGGCGTTCTCATTTGCTATGACACCGAGTTCCCAGAGTTGGCGCGTCGCCTGGCCGATGAGGGCGCGAAGATCATTTTCGCCCCCTACGCCACCGATGACCGCGGCGGTCATTTGCGGGTGCGTTATTGCGCCCATGCGCGCGCCATCGAGAACCAGCTCTACGTCGTCACCGCCGGCAATGTGGGCAATTTGCCCGGCGTCGAGAACATGGACATCAACTACGCCCAGAGCGCGATTCTGACGCCGTGCGACTTCCCGTTTGCGCGGGACGGCATTGCGGCGGAAACCAGCGAGAACGTGGAGACGATCGCCGTTGCGGACCTGCATCTCGATGACCTTGTGCAGGCGCGTCGGTCGGGCACGGTGCGCAATCTGCGCGACCGCCGGTTCGATCTCTATCGGATTGTCTGGAAAGACCGCGGCTAG
- a CDS encoding MarC family protein, translating into MDAMDLSLLTASLVTFFVVIDPIGVAPIFASLTEGSTPAHRRVMAIKSVLIATAVLFGFAYLGEWLLSALHVSLDAFRAAGGVLLFMLALDMIFETRSKRREERAEALNEADEEIAGTNEDISVFPMAIPMLAGPGAIASIMLFMNEAEGLGGQAMVFIGMGANLVLCLGLFLAVGAIMKLIGDTLAAMITRILGVILAALAAQFIFDGIRGALLAG; encoded by the coding sequence ATGGACGCGATGGATCTGAGCCTTTTGACGGCCTCTCTGGTCACCTTTTTCGTGGTGATCGACCCGATCGGCGTGGCTCCGATTTTCGCAAGCCTGACCGAAGGCTCCACCCCGGCGCACCGACGGGTGATGGCCATCAAGTCGGTCCTGATCGCGACGGCTGTTCTGTTTGGCTTCGCCTATCTGGGCGAATGGCTCCTCAGCGCTCTGCATGTGAGCCTGGACGCCTTCCGCGCCGCGGGCGGCGTGCTTCTGTTCATGCTCGCGCTCGACATGATTTTCGAGACCCGCTCCAAGCGCCGTGAAGAACGCGCGGAAGCGCTGAATGAAGCGGATGAGGAAATCGCGGGCACCAACGAAGACATCTCCGTTTTCCCCATGGCCATCCCCATGCTGGCCGGTCCCGGCGCCATCGCCTCCATCATGCTGTTCATGAATGAAGCGGAAGGCCTGGGCGGCCAGGCCATGGTCTTCATCGGCATGGGCGCCAATCTTGTTCTGTGCCTCGGTCTGTTCCTGGCCGTGGGCGCGATCATGAAACTGATCGGCGATACGCTGGCCGCGATGATCACCCGTATCCTGGGCGTGATTCTGGCGGCGCTGGCGGCGCAGTTCATCTTTGACGGCATCAGAGGCGCGCTCCTGGCCGGCTAG